Genomic segment of Toxoplasma gondii ME49 unplaced genomic scaffold asmbl.1530, whole genome shotgun sequence:
ACCACTGCGACTGAACTCTGAAAAGCGCTCGACGCGGCGATGACGGGTGCGTACGCAGCTCAAGtcggcgtcgtcgctctGCCGAGCTTCGTGCAGAACATGACTGCGAGCCTGCACCTCCTCCGGACACGCTTCTGGAGCGCGCCACACCGCCGTCTCAAGGCCGTGATCAAAGCAGGCATCCAAGGCACTGCCCGTGGAGCTCGCTTGGCAACAGAGCTCGAGGGCTCGTTCAAGAGACTGAATCGCCAGCGCCTCCAGTCTATGCAGCGGAGAAAACAAGCGCTGTATCAAATCCAGAAATCCGTCATTGAAGCCTTTACGGCCTTTCACAGACACGAGAAATTCGTCGGCGAGTACAACCGCAGAAGCGCCGAACTCGAGGTGGCCGAAGCGATGATGTCCGTCGCGATTGCCGCGCTCGACAAACGCTCCTTGGAGAATGTCAACCGTAACATGAATGGCAAGGGcaaaacgaaggcgaagaaggggcGGAGGAAGAACGTAAAGGGCACTGTGTTAGACAAGGCGAAGGCACGCGCATTCTCCAGAGCAAAGACGAAGCTGGAGAACAAtctggaggcgaagcggGCCAAGGTGAAGGCGAACGAGTTGGCGCGCCTCAACATGAGTGGGAAGGTGATGAAAAAGatgaaggaaaaga
This window contains:
- a CDS encoding hypothetical protein (encoded by transcript TGME49_325100), producing the protein MTGAYAAQVGVVALPSFVQNMTASLHLLRTRFWSAPHRRLKAVIKAGIQGTARGARLATELEGSFKRLNRQRLQSMQRRKQALYQIQKSVIEAFTAFHRHEKFVGEYNRRSAELEVAEAMMSVAIAALDKRSLENVNRNMNGKGKTKAKKGRRKNVKGTVLDKAKARAFSRAKTKLENNLEAKRAKVKANELARLNMSGKVMKKMKEKRREKERAQAAARRIKEQQRTTTSFEHSYVAVAVALRSFAVLRKALDLPPFPGLKKKERLLHAQLEEVQKVLRTSIKPWTPEVVVRTLKNVEANQRRIVRVQDTVMRLLGRHGTLMKAHTKTLS